One region of Armigeres subalbatus isolate Guangzhou_Male chromosome 3, GZ_Asu_2, whole genome shotgun sequence genomic DNA includes:
- the LOC134222840 gene encoding protein argonaute-2 isoform X3 yields MATQQPQQKGKYKQKLQQKQQTTGDHPGEATQQQPTQDQGKMSYKLKQQQKQQKQQQQQQQQQKPQSDQGKNPYKQRQQQQQHPSQEQSSGLTTPSSHSSSPSHAAALERVAEDFCNIKIDKQKIHSSKLLPVLVRANAHGTRGKMIKVEVNYIQLFVDRLIPTAYHYDVDIQPPASRKWQRLAFSEFCREMFPNHGLAFDGHKNAYSARRLKADHYEKEIKVRGDGRDRKFTVAMKEAAVLDMSCLKTYMTNGNGTNLDKPMSAIQCLDIVLRTAYENNPRFIKFKKSIYVKPERPDDLGSNHELWYGLFQSALLGAKPFLNIDVSHKAFPSGGPVLNVLRELNRGQIPDRPIMDWMSKELHDFLKGMELAYTGPDGVSKLFKYNAIKLPANTQKFKLEDGTVMTIDQYFRSKKMQLKYPYLPALHVGSTIKNIMLPIELCSIPPGQALNKKHPDSCTQHIIKKSATDTATRKRKIMDLFNQINYNNAPTIKEFGVGVGNNFEAVDGRIIDPPELSYANNKNVRPSKGVWRADNLGYIVPSTAVTRRSLNWTILNLDQRTRPDAIQEFGRNIYQMSQKQNVLLQPFSMRDNFYEPRDMRTCIKELDFILNDIKQSGIDLAFVIIPNPGRDGDVYAKVKQKAELCVGLFTQCIKSFTLDRKRGDPSTISNIWLKINAKTNGSNHVLASSYKPPIARKTVMYIGADVTHPSPEQTNIPSVVGVAASYDLEGFRFNCCYRLQNAKDEMIRDLQNIVVKQLRQFKQQNQKLPELIMYYRDGVSEGQFQEVLTVELRAMQAAAASVAPNYKPNITFIVVQKRHHARFFPTDKCPTEGRNNNVPPGTIVDKYITTPNQYQFFLVSHAAVQGVAKPTKYCVLYDDENCNPDQLQALTYYLCHMFTRCNRAVSYPAPTYYAHLAAYRGRVYIKDRNLNMTNLVREYENMQIKSEIQDGHPMFFV; encoded by the exons ACTAAAACAGCAACAGAAACAGCAGaaacagcagcaacagcagcagcaacaacaaaaacCGCAATCTGACCAAGGAAAAAATCCTTACAA ACAAaggcaacaacaacagcaacaccCATCACAAGAACAATCGTCGGGACTGACAACGCCATCATCACACTCATCATCTCCATCGCATGCCGCTGCTTTGGAACGAGTAGCAGAAGATTTCTGCAACATAAAAATCGACAAGCAGAAAATTCACTCGTCCAAACTGCTGCCCGTACTGGTCAGGGCGAATGCGCACGGTACCCGTGGAAAAATGATAAAAGTGGAAGTCAACTATATACAACTGTTTGTGGATCGCTTGATACCTACTGCGTACCATTACGACGTAGATATTCAACCGCCGGCGTCCCGCAAGTGGCAACGGTTGGCGTTCAGTGAATTCTGCAGGGAAATGTTCCCGAATCATGGTTTGGCATTTGATGGCCATAAAAATGCATATTCAGCACGTCGCTTGAAAGCAGACCACTATGAAAAAGAGATTAAGGTTCGTGGAGATGGTCGCGACCGGAAGTTTACCGTTGCCATGAAGGAGGCAGCCGTTCTAGACATGTCCTGTCTTAAAACTTACATGACCAACGGCAATGGCACCAATCTCGATAAGCCGATGTCGGCTATTCAGTGTTTGGATATAGTGCTCCGGACAGCTTACGAAAATAATCCTCGCTTCATCAAG TTTAAAAAATCGATCTACGTAAAACCGGAGAGACCGGACGACCTTGGAAGCAATCACGAACTGTGGTATGGCCTGTTTCAATCTGCGTTGTTGGGCGCCAAACCGTTCTTGAATATTGACGTGTCACACAAAGCATTCCCATCCGGTGGACCAGTTTTGAACGTACTGAGAGAATTGAATCGAGGACAGATTCCGGATAGGCCGATCATGGATTGGATGAGCAAAGAACTACATGATTTCTTGAAAGGGATGGAGTTGGCATACACAGGTCCTGATGGAGTATCCAAGCTTTTCAAGTACAATGCAATTAAATTGCCGGCGAATACACAAAAATTCAAACTTGAAGACGGAACCGTAATGACTATTGATCAATATTTCCGttccaaaaaaatgcaactcaaGTATCCGTATCTACCAGCACTACATGTGGGTAGCACCATTAAAAATATAATGCTTCCAATAGAGCTGTGCAGTATTCCGCCTGGACAGGCTCTTAACAAGAAGCATCCCGATAGCTGCACCCAACACATAATTAAGAAATCGGCTACCGATACCGCAACCCGAAAACGAAAGATCATGGATTTGTTCAATCAAATCAACTACAACAACGCTCCAACCATCAAGGAGTTTGGTGTGGGAGTTGGGAATAATTTCGAGGCGGTTGATGGCCGAATCATCGATCCACCCGAGTTGTCATACGCCAACAATAAGAACGTCAGACCATCCAAAGGCGTATGGCGAGCAGATAACCTGGGCTACATTGTTCCGAGTACTGCCGTTACAAGACGTTCATTGAATTGGACAATACTAAATCTGGACCAAAGAACTCGCCCAGATGCGATCCAAGAATTTGGTCGGAATATCTATCAGATGTCACAAAAGCAAAACGTTCTATTGCAACCGTTCTCTATGCGGGACAATTTCTACGAACCAAGAGACATGAGGACTTGTATAAAGGAATTGGATTTTATTCTCAATGATATAAAACAGAGCGGTATCGACTTGGCGTTTGTAATAATTCCTAATCCAGGTAGGGACGGAGACGTCTACGCAAAAGTTAAACAGAAGGCCGAACTGTGCGTTGGACTGTTTACCCAGTGTATCAAGAGCTTCACTCTAGACAGGAAACGAGGAGATCCGAGCACGATTAGCAACATTTGGCTTAAG atCAATGCTAAGACGAACGGTTCAAACCACGTGCTGGCAAGTAGCTACAAGCCTCCGATCGCACGGAAGACCGTAATGTATATCGGTGCAGACGTTACCCACCCCTCCCCAGAGCAGACCAACATTCCGAGTGTCGTTGGTGTGGCAGCCTCGTATGATCTCGAAGGGTTCCGCTTCAATTGCTGCTACCGCCTACAAAACGCCAAAGACGAGATGATCCGGGATTTGCAAAATATCGTGGTCAAACAGCTGCGACAATTCAAACAGCAGAATCAGAAACTTCCTGAACTGATCATGTATTATCGTGACGGCGTTTCGGAAGGCCAATTTCAGGAGGTACTGACCGTTGAACTCCGTGCAATGCAGGCAGCGGCGGCCAGCGTGGCACCGAATTATAAACCAAACATAACCTTCATTGTTGTCCAAAAACGGCACCATGCTCGTTTCTTCCCTACCGATAAATGTCCCACCGAGGGCCGCAACAATAACGTGCCCCCAGGAACTATTGTTGACAAATATATCACCACTCCTAATCAGTACCAATTTTTCCTGGTGTCACATGCTGCCGTTCAAGGCGTGGCTAAACCAACGAAATACTGCGTCCTCTACGATGATGAAAATTGTAATCCAGATCAGCTGCAGGCACTGACTTACTATCTATGTCATATGTTCACGCGCTGCAACCGAGCCGTGTCCTACCCGGCCCCGACTTATTACGCCCATCTTGCCGCCTACAGAGGACGTGTCTACATTAAAGA TCGCAATTTGAATATGACCAATTTGGTGAGAGAGTACGAGAATATGCAAATTAAGTCCGAAATCCAGGATGGTCATCCAATGTTCTTTGTGTAA